Proteins encoded within one genomic window of Thunnus maccoyii chromosome 22, fThuMac1.1, whole genome shotgun sequence:
- the ccnb3 gene encoding G2/mitotic-specific cyclin-B3 has product MPFPRGKKPTVTAGSRLPKLNAKATENQEEGPQVKRSTSPPHGAPKKRTAFIDITNAHNVHISLPGRKKEPAKKQVKKTSSTAVPAKNQANLKKSSSVSSEGTTAEKEKTDAEEEKPSEKQEEAAPVEQLTAAAPPAVREVPAHLQRQPIPEEFDIDSDNTEDCFMCPEYAKEIFDYLKQREEKFVLCNYMPTQPSLNSEMRAILIDWLVEVQENFELYHETLYLAVKMADHYLSKTPVHREMLQLVGSTTMLIASKFEERSPPCVDDFLYICDDAYKREELISMEANILQALSFDINIPIPYRFLRRYAKCVNAGMDTLTLARYFCEMSLMEMDLVPERGSLLASACLLMALVTKDLGGWAPILQFHSGYQTSDLAPVVRRLHAMLSAPPDDKLRAVRNKYSHKVFFEVASLPLVDMDVLEKAIS; this is encoded by the exons ATGCCTTTTCCGAGGGGAAAGAAACCCACAGTCACCGCTGGGAGCAGGTTACCCAAGCTGAATGCCAAAGCGACTGAGAACCAG gagGAAGGCCCACAAGTCAAGAGGTCTACCTCCCCTCCTCATGGAGCTCCTAAGAAGAGGACAGCCTTTATCGACATCACTAAT GCCCATAATGTTCACATCAGCCTTCCAGGGAGGAAGAAGGAACCTGCAAAGAAGCAGGTGAAGAAAACGAGCTCCACAGCTGTGCCTGCGAAGAATCAAGCCAACCTGAAAAA GTCTTCCTCAGTGAGCTCAGAGGGAACGACGGCGGAAAAAGAGAAGACCGACGCAGAGGAGGAGAAACCCAGCGAGAAGCAAGAGGAGGCAGCTCCAGTAGAACAGCTGACAGCTGCCGCGCCCCCTGCTGTCCGCGAGGTGCCAGCACACCTCCAGAGACAACCG ATCCCAGAGGAGTTCGACATTGACTCTGACAACACCGAGGATTGTTTTATGTGTCCCGAGTACGCAAAGGAAATCTTTGACTATCTCAAACAGAGAGAG GAGAAGTTTGTCCTCTGCAACTACATGCCCACGCAGCCCAGCCTCAACTCAGAGATGAGGGCCATACTGATCGACTGGCTGGTCGAAGTACAG GAGAACTTCGAGCTGTACCACGAGACCCTGTACCTGGCTGTGAAGATGGCAGACCACTACCTGTCCAAGACTCCAGTCCACAGGGAGATGCTGCAGCTCGTCGGCTCCACCACCATGCTCATCGCCTCCAAGTTCGAG GAGCGCAGCCCGCCGTGCGTCGACGACTTCCTTTACATTTGCGACGACGCGTACAAGAGGGAGGAGCTTATCTCCATGGAGGCCAACATCCTGCAGGCGCTGTCCTTTGACATCAACATCCCCATCCCCTATCGGTTCCTCAGACGTTACGccaag TGTGTGAACGCAGGCATGGACACGCTGACTCTCGCCCGTTACTTCTGCGAGATGAGTCTCATGGAGATGGACTTGGTGCCGGAGAGGGGCTCGCTGCTGGCGTCGGCCTGCCTGCTGATGGCGCTGGTCACCAAAGACCTGGGAGGATGG GCTCCCATCTTGCAGTTCCACTCCGGATACCAGACGTCCGATTTGGCGCCCGTCGTCAGAAGGCTCCACGCGATGCTGTCGGCGCCTCCCGATGATAAACTGAGAGCCGTCAGGAACAAATACTCCCACAA ggTGTTTTTCGAAGTTGCATCTCTGCCATTGGTCGATATGGATGTTTTGGAGAAAGCAATATCTTAA